The window AAATGGTTTGTTGCATATACAAATGAATGTCAAATCGCAAAGGCGAAATTAGAACAGGAGCTGGGCATGTTGAATAACAAGTTGACAGATACCTTGGCAACCGTTAAATCCCTCGAAGATGCATTGTCTGTTTCAGAGAAACAAGTTAATCTGTTAACTGAAGAAAACAAacaattaaaagttataaaaacggATACCGAAGAGAAGTTACAGACACATGTTTCTCAGTTTACTAATGTAAATAAGAAGGCAGTAGATGATAGGAATATATTAGAAGATGAGATGAAAAAGTTCAAAGAAGAAGCCGAATATAACGAGCGTAAGTTTATGGATGCCTCTGCAACTGTGAAAACGTTAGAAGATGCACTTTTGAAGGCCGAGAACACTATTTCGGATCTTGTTGGAAGAAATAATACAACCAAACAAGAGATTTCCACCCTTAATGTTGATTTGAGTGCATGTAGGCAAGAATTGGCAGATAAGCATGATAGAGTTGCAACACTTGAACATGATATTAGAGTTCTACGTTCTGCGTGTGCTGATGTCAGCAAAGAACTTAAGATTACAGTTGAAGATAATATAAAGGAAATCGACTCTTCCCATTATAGTGTATACTCAAATGTTGGAGCAGTTGATGATTTGGTAGTGGCAGATATTAAGGTTGTTGAGGAGATGTTGTCTACAGCTAGAATTGTTAGAAGTGTAATCAAACATTTTGTTGATTTAAAACAGAAGATGTCCACAACAATTAAAGAATTACAGGCCGAGTTAGAAGAACGTAGGTCGTTGTATGACAAAGGCAAAGAAGAAAACGACATGTTACGTAGCAGAGTAAATAAGTTGGAGAATGATATAGAAACATCCCAAAACCTACATGATGAAATGAGTACTAAATTAGAAGAATACAGAGCAAAAGAAGATGAGTGGAATAAAAAAGAAGCAGAGTTGTTTAAGCAAAGTAACACATGCGTAAAAGATCCTGGTATAATGTTATTTGGATATATGATATATATCTGTAGAATTGGTTACATTATAATAGAGGTGTCTATTTGGGTTCTATTTTTCTTCTAAAGGGGGTCAAATGGAAAATTTTTAACTAAAAGAGTAACATGTGAAGCAGTTTGGATGCCGCAGAAAgaccatttttaatgcattcaACCTCCTATAAAGTTTTTATTCAGATATGTAGGTCACTATTATCATATAATTAGTTATTTATAAAATTCGAAAAAAGTAAATAAAGTATTTCAGGTCAACCCAACCCATCCCTGCCTGTTTTAACCCATTACCAAACCCACCCATCTTGCCACCTCCGATTCTCTATGCATTACTAACTATCATCTATCTTTATTGTTTTTCAGAGGCTGAAAACGATCTTCTGTCGGCTTCTGAAGTAAATTCCATATTTAGTAAGATAAACGGGATCACAATCCCTTTCCCAAACATAGGAGCAGGAGACATAGATGTTCATAATTCAGACCCTGTTAAAAAGCTCTTTTATATAATCGATAATTTAAACGAATTGTTGGATCATATCAACTCACTGTCTCATTCCAAAGAAGAGCTACAATCAACTCTTTCAACGCAAGCTCTTGAAATCGAAAATTTCAAAGAAGAACTTGAAGACTTTGAGAACATGAAGAAGGAAATATATAAGCTGTCAATAGGATTTGAACACATCATCAGAGAATTTGGAGGTGACGTGTCTGACGTAGGCAACAAATCTGCTGATGTGGCAGGAATGCTCTCAGTACTAGAGAGCCTTATTCGCAATATATATTTGGATAGTGAAAGGGAAAAAGCTAAATCTCGAGAATTGGGGGTCAACTTATCGGATACCGAGAAGGCGGCTGAGGAATTAGCTAACAAGGTTAAACTACTTGAAGATTTCAATCAAAATCGAACAGGTTTACCAGACTCGATACATGGAAGAGGCAGCAGTGAATCATCTTCTTTGCCTCCACGGCCGGAGATATCAGAAGTTGATGATCCGGTATGTACTCTTTCATTTAAGATTTTTAGCGgtggtaattttgacccattttactaATAAATAGGTTGATTTGGACTGTATTTTAGCCTTAAACAAGTCCGTTAAACAAAATAGCTAGAAGGGGAACCAGTTAAATGGGCTGAACGGGTTGAAATTCTCAATTTATACAACCTTCTTAATATTTCGTAAAAATTAGATTGCCATCGTGTTTTTGTAACCATAATGGAGTGATAtgttaatttagcataaaaattggACTGCAGAAGTCTTTGTGGGTCAACCCAACCCGACCTGTACTAAAACTGATCCGTTTTGACCCATCCAATCCGTAACTACCTGTCACCTATATTGAACTTTTCCTTTGCCAGCTTCATTATATACTTGACTTCTATTATTCGTCTTTGTCATATACATAACTCTGCACATTAAAAGGAATATACATATAGGGACTTCAGTCTGCagctgaaaatatatatacaattgaaTCGGCATATAAATGATGATTGACGGGAGCAAGATGGATATTTTTTCCTTCGTATTTTACTTTTTTTAGTTATTAGACGACTCTTTGTACAGGGACCAGTTGGAAAAAGAGCCACACCTTTGGTAAGAACTTTAAGGAAAGGATCAAATGATCATCTTGCTCTGAACATCGATCCAGAATCTGAATATTTGATCGATAAACCAGAAACATTAGAAGATAAAGGTATGATTCTAAATTGCAAGTCTGTATCAGTTTTTACTATAAACTCGCATCATTTGTGGAACTTGTATTTAAAGTAAACACTTCCAGGTCATATATTCAAGTCACTGCATACATCTGGTCTTGTGCCAGTACAAGGGAAGATCATCGCAGATCGGCTTGATGGGTTATGGTAAATACTTAActcattcattcatttggtttactTTGAATTCACGCGGGGCTACATAAAAATCATGGTTACTTGCTACATAAATAATCTGGGCTAGTTCAAGTATTCTAGTAGTTTTTTTAAGGAGACAAGGGtgaaatatttgtattttttaaaaaaaaaagagctTAACCTAGTTTTTGATATTTCAGGGTGTCTGGAGGTCGGGGTTTGATGAGTCGGCCACGGGCGAGGCTAGGGCTCATAGCTTATTGGGTTGTCTTGCATTTATGGCTTTTGGGAACTCTTTTATGACCAATATAAGATTAAGATGATAACTTATGAAGAAGAAAAGGTTGCAAGTCCATAGATGTATAGCTTTTAACATTCTTTTGTTACTTATTTTAAAAATGTATATCCATAGAAATAGAAATGAATAGTCAATTGTTCTTTTATTCTTCTGCTATTAGTTTTATAGGAACGAAGAAAAGCGTGCTTTAATGTTTAATTATGATTATGAACTTATAATTAGTGTTTAGTGTTTCAGTAGATGTCAAATATGTCATGCAAAAAATATAAAATCTATCTCTTCCATAGTACACTAATTTAAATGGATCGTCACATCCTACGGGTCCAAAACTAGTTTGACTTGAACCTACACTAGTAAATTCTGAACAAACATGTTTATAAAATCTTTTGACCGGATGTTTTAATGTTATATCTTTGGATAAACTCCGGTTATGGCTTGTTGATCAATAAAAAATTTATACTTTATTGATACAAAATTTTAAATGCATCATCACATCTTACAAGTCAAAAATTAGTTTTGACATAAACCTACCATACTATGACTCCAAACCAAACATGATTATAAAACCATTTTAATTTTTAATACAATAATGTATAATATACTAATACTGTCAAACCAGCTTCAATTCTCACTACAAGCAGGGAGTtttcaacctttgatggtactACTAACATCAGTACGATTTGCGAAGGTCTCTGGGGTTTTTCCAACCTTCGATATTACTGGCAACATCATCACGAACTGGATATCCTCCTAACGCATATGTGTGACAAATGAGAGCATACGATATCAATTTcgccattaaaaaaaaaaaaaattaatagagCAAATAACATGGCCATTATTGCAAATATAACCGTTGAGTTCCTTTTCGCTCACCTGCCAAACTTAAAGTTGTGTATGTGTTTTCTTGTAAACTCAGTCCAAATGGTAAAATCATTTATAGGTCCAACTAACAACCGTTTCTTCATCAaccaacttttatttatttatagtccTTAATTCTACAAACCCCAAATCTTAGATCCACCTGAAAATCACACTTCAACAATGGAAGTCAATTTCTTGGAAACCCTAAAAACCCAACCTTTATTGGTCATTATTCTTTTTATCTTGGGTTCCATATCCTTTTtgaagatttcagtttccattctCAGATGGGTTTACGTTAATTTTTTAAGACCCCCAAAAAACATCAAAAAGTATGGTTCTTGGGCTCTTGTTACAGGTTCCACAGATGGCATTGGTAAAGCTTTTGCCTTTGAATTAGCAAAAAAAGGTCTAAACTTGATATTAGTGGGTAGAAATCCTAATAAATTAAATGATGTTTCCTCTGAGATTCAAACAAAATTCCCCAAAACCCAGATCAAGAATGTTGTTTTTGATCTTAATGGTGATTTATCTGAGGGAATTAAGAAGATTAGTGATCTAACTGAGGAATTAGATGTTGGTATTTTGGTTAATAATGCTGGTGTTTCATATCCTTATGCAAGGTATTTTCATGAAGTGGATAATGAATTGTtgaataatttaattaaagttaatGTTGAAGCAATTAGTAAAGTGACACAAGCAGTGTTATCTGGTATGTTGAAAAGAAAAAAAGGTGCAATTGTTAATATTGGTTCTGGTGCTTCTACTATTATCCCTTCGTATCCTCTTTACGCTGTTTATGCTGCGACTAAAGCGTAAGTTTTAAGCAGTTTTCGGTTATACATT of the Rutidosis leptorrhynchoides isolate AG116_Rl617_1_P2 chromosome 5, CSIRO_AGI_Rlap_v1, whole genome shotgun sequence genome contains:
- the LOC139848249 gene encoding very-long-chain 3-oxoacyl-CoA reductase 1-like: MEVNFLETLKTQPLLVIILFILGSISFLKISVSILRWVYVNFLRPPKNIKKYGSWALVTGSTDGIGKAFAFELAKKGLNLILVGRNPNKLNDVSSEIQTKFPKTQIKNVVFDLNGDLSEGIKKISDLTEELDVGILVNNAGVSYPYARYFHEVDNELLNNLIKVNVEAISKVTQAVLSGMLKRKKGAIVNIGSGASTIIPSYPLYAVYAATKAYVEQFSKCLYVEYKNSGIDVQCQAPLNVATKMASIKRSSFLVPSPTGYAKAGLRWLGYEPCCAPYWPHSLIWGLLYLLPESAVDPWILSFCLKIRKKGQFKDSQKKKI